The sequence AGTTCCCACAAATGGAATTAGTACTTTTATGAAAGAGACCCCAGGCGGCTTGCCTTTCCCTCTCTACCATGTAAGGACCCAACAAGAAGGCACAATCTATGGGAAAGCAGGCCCTCACCAAACACTGGATATTCTGAGACCTTCATTTTGTATTTCTCAGCCTCTGGAACTGTGAAATaaaattctgttgtttataagccacacagtctatggtattttgttaggCCATCTGCAACAGAGTAGGATGCCTCTGGAAAAGGTAATGGCATCAGGATGGAGGAtatcttcttttaaattttatacatttatatattttttgaattttcattACTATGTGTATATACAATCTTAAcagcaataaataaaatgagattaaaaaacaataataaggTTAATTTAAAAGAATCCTACCTTGCTCTAATCCAGGGTTTGGTGTGCATATTGAGACCACTCCCCCAGCTGCCATGTTTTTCTGATGCTGGTGGCAGAAATCCCCTTTCTGGGGCCAGCTCCTCTGCAATTGCCCTGATGTGGTAGGGCTCAAATCCACAGCACCCACCGATGTACCTGACCCCAAGGTTGTAGGCCTCTCTGGCATATTTTTGAATGTCCCATCTGGTTGCAACTCTGGGCTCCAGGGCTGTAATATACAACAGTTATAGTATTTCTGTTACTCTCCCCATTTTTAAATGATAGATGCTCtgttgggcattttttttttccaattaaaaatCTATAAGCTTTAGCTGgacgcagtggtgcacacctgtaatcccagcgtctctgaaggctgaggcaggaggatcgagagttcaaagccagtctcagcaaaagtgagtcgctaagcaactcagaaagaccctatctctaaataaaatacaaaatagggctggggatgtggctcagtggttgaatgcccttgagttcaatccccagaactccaCCCCTCCAAGAAAAAAACTCattgaatatttttgtcttatgcaGTCTTATAAAACTATAGCATAgtttttattatattaattttaactTTATCACAAGGACTCTATACGTGCTTGAGCTTACCAAAAGGGTATTCTGGGAGATCCACAAACCCTCCTTTGCCACAGTCGGGTGTGTGGAACCCCAGGGACTGTATCATCAAGTGTGCTTTCAGCCCTTCAGCCCCAAGGCCCTCCTTCATAAGCTTTATCGTCCGCAAGCTGGTCCAGGGCCCAAAACGGCAGTTCACACCAATGATGTTAGCCCCtgtgtgaggaaatagaagaacttttacattttattatttatttgtctatttttttttaatagttagaAGGTACCTTAGAGATCAGCTGTCCTAAGACAGCTAAAGAAACTGATTCCAGCtaatccttttctttcctttttagtcTTTTACTACTCTCACTATAATAAGCAAACACTGTTAAATTTCATAAATAACAACTGACTTGCCTATCACATTATAGGTCCAAGTTACCTGCCTTCCCCAGCTTCACGGCACATTCTCCAGGTGTCACATCATGCATGTCTCCCTCTGGGCCTATGCACATGGTAACTGCCACAGGTTTCCCCAATTCTTTTAAGACTTCCACAGCCCACACAGCTTCTTCGACATGCTCAAAATACTAAAAGAAATGTCACTTTTTTCTATTAGTCAAAACTAAAGCAGATTTTGAATAGTAGAACACAGATGTTGCAAAATGGTTACAAAAATGATCAAATATGTGCAATAAAACTTGCTAAGGAATATGTTTACAGCACACTAGCTAAAGAATATCTTTCCGAGTAAGTATTTTAATTCCTTCAATAATGACATATAGATTTTCATTCAGGGATAATTATTCAGTGAAATGATGACCATAAGTAAAACATGCACACAAGCCATGTGTGGGGGCTCAtggttgtaatcccagtgacttggaagctgagacaggaggattgcaagtttgagaccaactttgg is a genomic window of Callospermophilus lateralis isolate mCalLat2 chromosome 5, mCalLat2.hap1, whole genome shotgun sequence containing:
- the Bhmt2 gene encoding S-methylmethionine--homocysteine S-methyltransferase BHMT2, producing the protein MAPAGVPRAKKGILERLDDGEVVIGDGSFLITLEKRGYVKIGLWTPEAVVEHPDAVRQLHMEFLRAGSNVMQTFTFSASEDTMESKWEAVNAAACDLAREVADKGDALVAGGICQTSVYKHHKDEGRIKKLFRQQLEVFARKNVDFLIAEYFEHVEEAVWAVEVLKELGKPVAVTMCIGPEGDMHDVTPGECAVKLGKAGANIIGVNCRFGPWTSLRTIKLMKEGLGAEGLKAHLMIQSLGFHTPDCGKGGFVDLPEYPFALEPRVATRWDIQKYAREAYNLGVRYIGGCCGFEPYHIRAIAEELAPERGFLPPASEKHGSWGSGLNMHTKPWIRARARREYWENLLPASGRPFCPSLSKPDI